The following are encoded in a window of Megalops cyprinoides isolate fMegCyp1 chromosome 16, fMegCyp1.pri, whole genome shotgun sequence genomic DNA:
- the pdlim7 gene encoding PDZ and LIM domain protein 7 isoform X1 yields the protein MSTEQKDAQEMNVYSVTLSGPAPWGFRLQGGKDFSMPLTVSRLTPGGKAAQAGVGVGDWVVSISDSNAEDMTHVEAQNKIRAATDSLTLTLSRAFHPAGSEPKDALAPASSQPKYSFAPSTVLNKMARPFASDGNHAKTGPVIKPVAYAPKTDFSARVPTNELQPHNGHKASLPPAKSDPTAPPVDKSGGNPAKPASKTPAPSTGPTCRPPWVTDPSFADRYRPDKTSTVLTQHSQPAQPTPMQNRSSILQAAQQGPPDSGRTPVCAACSKIIRGRYLVALGRSWHPEEFTCSQCKVILEVGGFFEERGSVFCTKCYDSRYAPNCAKCKRKITGEIMHALKMTYHVQCFVCAACKTPIRNQAFYMEEGEPYCETDYEKMFGTKCHGCDFKIDAGDRFLEALGYSWHDTCFVCAICQINLEGKTFYSKKDKPLCKGHAFSPV from the exons CTGACCCCGGGTGGGAAGGCCGCCCAGGCGGGCGTAGGTGTCGGGGACTGGGTGGTGTCCATCAGCGACTCCAACGCGGAGGACATGACCCACGTGGAAGCGCAGAACAAGATTCGTGCAGCAACAGACTCCCTGACTCTCACTCTCAGCAG AGCCTTCCATCCAGCGGGCTCTGAGCCGAAG gaTGCGCTTGCTCCTGCCTCCAGTCAGCCCAAGTACTCCTTCGCCCCCAGCACGGTGCTAAACAAGATGGCTCGGCCATTCGCCTCCGACGGCAACCATGCCAAAACGGGGCCGGTGATCAAACCCGTCGCGTACGCCCCCAAGACTGACTTCAGCGCGCGGGTGCCAACCAATGAGCTGCAGCCGCACAATGG CCACAAGGCGAGTCTACCCCCTGCCAAGTCTGATCCCACGGCGCCCCCTGTGGACAAATCTGGTGGAAATCCAG CCAAACCAGCCTCCAAAACTCCGGCCCCCTCCACGGGCCCCACCTGTCGGCCCCCCTGGGTGACAGACCCCAGCTTCGCTGACCGCTACCGCCCGGACAAGACGAGCACAGTTCTGACCCAGCACAGCCAGCCGGCCCAGCCCACGCCCATGCAGAACCGCAGCTCCATCCTGCAGGCAGCCCAGCAGGGCCCCCCTGACAGTGGCAGGACCCCAGTTTGCGCTGCCTGCAGCAAGATCATCAG ggGTCGGTACCTTGTGGCACTGGGTCGTTCCTGGCACCCTGAGGAGTTCACTTGCTCCCAGTGTAAGGTCATTCTGGAAGTGGGCGGCTTCTTCGAGGAGAGAGGCTCCGTGTTCTGCACCAAGTGCTACGACAGCCGCTACGCCCCCAACTGTGCCAAGTGCAAGAGGAAGATCACTGGG GAAATCATGCATGCTCTGAAGATGACCTACCATGTCCAGTGCTTTGTCTGTGCCGCCTGCAAGACGCCTATCAGGAATCAGGCCTTCTACATGGAGGAGGGCGAGCCCTACTGCGAGACAG ACTATGAGAAGATGTTCGGTACTAAATGTCACGGCTGTGACTTCAAGATTGATGCAGGGGACCGCTTCCTTGAAGCGCTTGGCTACAGCTGGCATGACACTTGCTTTGTCTGCGCC ATCTGCCAAATCAATTTGGAAGGGAAGACCTTTTACTCCAAGAAGGACAAACCTCTGTGTAAGGGCCATGCCTTCTCACCTGTGTGA
- the pdlim7 gene encoding PDZ and LIM domain protein 7 isoform X2 produces MNVYSVTLSGPAPWGFRLQGGKDFSMPLTVSRLTPGGKAAQAGVGVGDWVVSISDSNAEDMTHVEAQNKIRAATDSLTLTLSRAFHPAGSEPKDALAPASSQPKYSFAPSTVLNKMARPFASDGNHAKTGPVIKPVAYAPKTDFSARVPTNELQPHNGHKASLPPAKSDPTAPPVDKSGGNPAKPASKTPAPSTGPTCRPPWVTDPSFADRYRPDKTSTVLTQHSQPAQPTPMQNRSSILQAAQQGPPDSGRTPVCAACSKIIRGRYLVALGRSWHPEEFTCSQCKVILEVGGFFEERGSVFCTKCYDSRYAPNCAKCKRKITGEIMHALKMTYHVQCFVCAACKTPIRNQAFYMEEGEPYCETDYEKMFGTKCHGCDFKIDAGDRFLEALGYSWHDTCFVCAICQINLEGKTFYSKKDKPLCKGHAFSPV; encoded by the exons CTGACCCCGGGTGGGAAGGCCGCCCAGGCGGGCGTAGGTGTCGGGGACTGGGTGGTGTCCATCAGCGACTCCAACGCGGAGGACATGACCCACGTGGAAGCGCAGAACAAGATTCGTGCAGCAACAGACTCCCTGACTCTCACTCTCAGCAG AGCCTTCCATCCAGCGGGCTCTGAGCCGAAG gaTGCGCTTGCTCCTGCCTCCAGTCAGCCCAAGTACTCCTTCGCCCCCAGCACGGTGCTAAACAAGATGGCTCGGCCATTCGCCTCCGACGGCAACCATGCCAAAACGGGGCCGGTGATCAAACCCGTCGCGTACGCCCCCAAGACTGACTTCAGCGCGCGGGTGCCAACCAATGAGCTGCAGCCGCACAATGG CCACAAGGCGAGTCTACCCCCTGCCAAGTCTGATCCCACGGCGCCCCCTGTGGACAAATCTGGTGGAAATCCAG CCAAACCAGCCTCCAAAACTCCGGCCCCCTCCACGGGCCCCACCTGTCGGCCCCCCTGGGTGACAGACCCCAGCTTCGCTGACCGCTACCGCCCGGACAAGACGAGCACAGTTCTGACCCAGCACAGCCAGCCGGCCCAGCCCACGCCCATGCAGAACCGCAGCTCCATCCTGCAGGCAGCCCAGCAGGGCCCCCCTGACAGTGGCAGGACCCCAGTTTGCGCTGCCTGCAGCAAGATCATCAG ggGTCGGTACCTTGTGGCACTGGGTCGTTCCTGGCACCCTGAGGAGTTCACTTGCTCCCAGTGTAAGGTCATTCTGGAAGTGGGCGGCTTCTTCGAGGAGAGAGGCTCCGTGTTCTGCACCAAGTGCTACGACAGCCGCTACGCCCCCAACTGTGCCAAGTGCAAGAGGAAGATCACTGGG GAAATCATGCATGCTCTGAAGATGACCTACCATGTCCAGTGCTTTGTCTGTGCCGCCTGCAAGACGCCTATCAGGAATCAGGCCTTCTACATGGAGGAGGGCGAGCCCTACTGCGAGACAG ACTATGAGAAGATGTTCGGTACTAAATGTCACGGCTGTGACTTCAAGATTGATGCAGGGGACCGCTTCCTTGAAGCGCTTGGCTACAGCTGGCATGACACTTGCTTTGTCTGCGCC ATCTGCCAAATCAATTTGGAAGGGAAGACCTTTTACTCCAAGAAGGACAAACCTCTGTGTAAGGGCCATGCCTTCTCACCTGTGTGA